The Coffea arabica cultivar ET-39 chromosome 3c, Coffea Arabica ET-39 HiFi, whole genome shotgun sequence genome contains a region encoding:
- the LOC140037958 gene encoding zinc finger CCCH domain-containing protein 58-like, with translation MRTGNCKFGASCKYQHPRQGSGSQTPVTLNFFGYPLRPGEKECSYYVKTGQSKYGVTCKYHHPQPAGVQMPAPAPGPGPGPLPAPATEPAPAIYPPVQSPSVQSSQQYVVVAGNWPVPRPTLLPGSYIPGTYGPMLLPPAMVPLPAWTSYPTPVSLAATASTQPAVGAGHIYGISQLSPSAPAYTGQYLSIPPAAGPSGSSQREHAFPERPGQPECQY, from the exons ATGAGGACTGGAAATTGCAAATTTGGTGCTTCCTGCAAGTATCAACATCCAAGGCAAGGAAGTGGCTCTCAAACACCTGTGACTCTTAATTTTTTTGGGTACCCTTTGCGACCA GGTGAAAAGGAATGCTCATATTATGtgaaaacagggcagtccaagTATGGTGTCACCTGTAAATATCATCATCCACAGCCAGCCGGTGTTCAAATGCCAGCACCAGCGCCTGGACCTGGACCTGGACCTCTGCCTGCACCAGCAACTGAACCCGCGCCTGCTATTTATCCTCCTGTGCAATCTCCTTCTGTGCAATCATCTCAACAGTATGTTGTAGTGGCTGGAAACTGGCCAGTTCCAAGGCCTACTCTACTTCCAGGTTCATACATCCCTGGTACATATGGTCCTATGCTGCTTCCCCCTGCAATGGTTCCTCTTCCGGCTTGGACTTCTTACCCA ACACCTGTAAGTCTTGCAGCCACTGCAAGTACTCAACCTGCTGTGGGAGCTGGCCATATTTATGGAATATCTCAGTTGTCTCCTTCTGCTCCAGCATATACAGGACAGTATCTATCCATTCCACCTGCTGCTGGTCCTTCAGGAAGCAGCCAGAGGGAACATGCTTTTCCAGAAAGACCTGGCCAACCTGAATGCCAGTATTAA
- the LOC140037957 gene encoding uncharacterized protein — protein sequence MAALQPSERTVGEAPLLTKSFAAALTASSSAEAFDPGTISTYRGNQHCEERYTAIGAAISTSSGGQILVQSTSYGGCKEVFSIARAEGGLCGGLAGCESCAHPPNSGRRLHSVIRSPHMEEALKKDISELGSVVKVLGHRQESTERTLKNLDQKYESMMAMMAQMMAKFNDRDKEAESSNSIEGPSKLATQEEGCGRSEWRETRSYTRMPKVELPNFTGDNPREWIRKANKFFKINGVEENMKSEIAELYLRDRADTWFHGVFSGRGTIPWTELATALCKRFGEGTPEEAIEEFNKLRQEGSIADYLERFELLKALVMPSLPHLADSYYKACFLSGLKEEIVNMVKMAKPTTLSDAIEAAKLQEKNLKAMQKFHKPLPNNQTHRTPFQTQSHNKWNPTPSRFPDKTPTDTYRTLNNNTNQFKKITPSEFNLRREKGLCYKCAEPYTLGHTCKQSHIHLLLVHDDSEKQVVSEEGRETEPEVFCDCIEGKIGDEHMEISINALAGGSEHKTIKLKGLVKGRTITALIDSGSTHCFLDAQLASNLKLVSSGPPLVVKVANGEKVQSSSLAKPVVWRMQGYEFQHQFNTLKLGGCDMVLGVDWLARFSPMEFDFKGLSVKFRKGKQQVELKGERDQVQLRLIKGSRLHKWARKQAYGIIAQLSAVQEEVQANATTPPELEEVLQDFEEVFKEPQGLPPERGHDHSITLQEESKPFQIRPYRCPYIQKTEIEKLVQEMLGNGIIQHSNSPFASPVLLVKKKDGTWRFCVDYRQLNELTVKNKYPIPLIDELLDELSGSKYFTKIDLRAGYFQIRVKAADTPKTAFRTHQGLYEFKVMPFELTNAPATFQSLMNHVFQKQLRKFVLVFFDDILIYSSSLQEHLKHVTVVMNILREHQLYAKRSKCAFGQTQVEYLGHIISVEGVKADPEKIAGMVNWPKPANVKQLRGFLGLTGYYRRFVKGYSSIARPLTALLKKDSFQWGPEAEEAFQKLKGAMCDTPVLALPDFNQPFVVETDACYNGIGALLMQNRRPLAYISQGLGPRNMGLSIYEKELLALVTAVTKWRHYLEGQHFIINTDQQSLKYLLEQRITTPLQQKWLTKLMGMSYEIHYKKGKENVVADGLSRRGDPGLECTAITTIVPEWIKELSEWYTEV from the exons ATGGCAGCACTCCAGCCGTCGGAGAGGACGGTAGGAGAGGCGCCGCTCTTGACGAAGAGCTTTGCAGCGGCACTAACAGCCAGCAGTAGCGCTGAAGCTTTTGACCCAGGGACAATATCCACATATAGAGGGAACCAGCATTGCGAAGAAAGATATACTGCAATTGGCGCGGCCATTTCAACAAGCTCTGGTGGGCAGATTCTCGTACAGTCGACCTCCTATGGAGGCTGTAAGGAGGTTTTTTCTATCGCTAGGGCTGAAGGGGGACTGTGCGGTGGCCTTGCTGGATGCGAATCATGTGCTCATCCGCCCAACAGTGGAAGAAGATTACACTCGGTTATTCGTTCGCCGCACATG GAGGAGGCGTTAAAGAAGGATATCTCTGAGCTAGGCAGTGTGGTCAAGGTGTTGGGACATAGACAAGAAAGCACAGAAAGAACTCTTAAaaatctagaccaaaaatatgAGAGTATGATGGCTATGATGGCTCAGATGATGGCAAAATTTAATGACAGGGACAAGGAGGCAGAAAGCAGTAACTCCATCGAGGGACCTAGCAAGTTAGCAACACAGGAGGAAGGCTGTGGCAGATCAGAGTGGAGAGAAACCAGGTCCTACACCAGAATGCCTAAAGTGGAGTTACCTAACTTCACAGGAGACAATCCCAGGGAATGGATCCGTAAGGCTAACAAGTTCTTCAAAATCAATGGAGTGGAGGAAAACATGAAATCTGAGATTGCTGAGCTATACCTAAGGGACAGAGCTGATACCTGGTTCCATGGAGTATTCAGTGGCAGGGGAACCATTCCATGGACAGAACTGGCTACTGCTCTGTGCAAAAGGTTTGGGGAGGGTACACCAGAGGAAGCTATTGAAGAATTCAACAAGCTTAGGCAGGAAGGATCCATAGCAGACTACCTGGAAAGGTTCGAGCTACTCAAAGCACTGGTAATGCCTTCCCTCCCTCACTTGGCTGATTCTTACTATAAAGCATGTTTCCTAAGTGGTTTAAAGGAAGAAATAGTCAATATGGTTAAAATGGCCAAACCTACAACCCTGTCAGATGCAATAGAAGCAGCCAAGCTACAAGAAAAGAACCTGAAAGCTATGCAAAAGTTTCACAAACCCCTACCTAACAACCAGACACACAGAACCCCTTTCCAAACCCAGAGCCATAACAAATGGAACCCCACACCATCCAGATTTCCAGATAAAACACCCACAGACACCTACAGAACCCTAAACAACAACACTAACCAGTTCAAAAAGATCACCCCTAGTGAGTTCAATCTCAGGAGAGAAAAAGGACTATGTTATAAATGTGCTGAACCATACACACTTGGCCATACATGTAAACAATCCCACATCCATCTTCTGTTAGTACATGATGACAGTGAGAAACAGGTAGTCAGTGAGGAAGGAAGAGAGACTGAACCTGAAGTTTTCTGTGATTGCATTGAAGGCAAAATTGGGGATGAACATATGGAAATCTCCATCAATGCTCTAGCAGGAGGTAGTGAGCACAAAACTATTAAATTAAAGGGGTTAGTAAAAGGGAGAACTATCACTGCACTTATTGACAGTGGTAGCACTCACTGTTTCCTGGATGCACAACTGGCTAGCAACCTGAAACTGGTTAGTAGTGGTCCACCCCTAGTTGTTAAGGTAGCCAATGGGGAAAAGGTTCAGTCCAGCAGCCTAGCTAAACCTGTAGTGTGGAGGATGCAAGGCTATGAATTTCAGCACCAGTTCAATACACTGAAGCTAGGAGGATGTGATATGGTGCTGGGAGTAGACTGGCTGGCCAGATTCAGTCCTATGGAGTTTGACTTCAAGGGGCTTAGTGTGAAGTTCAGAAAAGGGAAACAGCAGGTGGAACTGAAGGGGGAGAGGGACCAGGTGCAGCTGAGGTTGATCAAAGGGAGTAGATTGCACAAATGGGCCAGGAAACAGGCCTATGGAATTATAGCTCAGCTCAGTGCAGTCCAGGAGGAGGTACAGGCCAATGCTACTACACCCCCAGAGTTGGAAGAGGTACTGCAGGATTTTGAGGAGGTATTCAAAGAACCTCAAGGGCTGCCCCCTGAGAGGGGTCATGATCATTCCATTACCCTTCAAGAGGAGTCCAAACCTTTCCAGATCAGACCGTACAGGTGTCCCTATATTCAAAAGACTGAGATTGAGAAGCTGGTGCAAGAAATGTTGGGAAATGGTATCATTCAGCACAGTAACAGCCCCTTTGCATCCCCTGTACTTCTGGTAAAAAAGAAGGATGGCACCTGGAGATTCTGTGTTGATTATAGGCAGTTAAATGAACTGACAGTCAAAAACAAATATCCGATACCCCTTATTGACGAACTTTTGGATGAATTGTCAGGATCCAAATACTTCACCAAGATAGATTTGAGGGCAGGCTATTTCCAGATCAGAGTAAAGGCGGCAGACACTCCCAAGACTGCATTTAGAACTCACCAGGGGCTCTACGAGTTCAAAGTGATGCCATTTGAGCTCACCAATGCCCCTGCTACTTTCCAAAGTCTGATGAACCATGTATTCCAAAAACAGTTAAGGAAATTTGTGCTAGTCTTTTTTGATGATATCTTGATATATAGCTCAAGTTTGCAGGAACATTTGAAACATGTCACAGTAGTGATGAACATCCTCAGAGAACACCAGCTGTATGCCAAAAGGAGCAAATGTGCCTTTGGCCAAACACAGGTGGAGTACCTGGGACACATCATCTCTGTTGAAGGAGTAAAAGCTGACCCTGAGAAAATTGCAGGTATGGTGAACTGGCCTAAACCAGCAAATGTGAAACAACTGAGAGGGTTCCTTGGCCTAACAGGGTACTATAGGAGATTTGTCAAGGGTTATAGTAGTATAGCTCGACCATTGACTGCACTATTGAAGAAAGACAGCTTCCAATGGGGACCAGAAGCAGAGGAGGCATTTCAGAAGCTCAAAGGGGCCATGTGTGACACACCTGTCTTGGCTCTACCTGACTTCAACCAGCCCTTTGTAGTAGAAACTGATGCCTGTTACAATGGGATAGGGGCACTATTAATGCAGAACAGGAGACCTCTAGCCTATATCAGTCAAGGATTAGGGCCAAGGAATATGGGGCTCTCTATCTATGAGAAGGAACTATTGGCACTAGTTACAGCAGTTACCAAATGGAGGCACTACCTGGAGGGCCAGCACTTCATCATCAACACGGATCAACAGAGCTTAAAGTACCTATTGGAGCAAAGAATCACCACTCCCTTGCAGCAAAAGTGGTTGACCAAGCTCATGGGGATGAGTTATGAGATCCACTACAAGAAAGGTAAGGagaatgtggtagcagatggcCTTTCCAGGAGGGGGGATCCAGGCCTGGAGTGTACTGCAATAACTACCATAGTACCGGAATGGATCAAGGAG CTATCAGAATGGTATACTGAAGTTTAA